AAGGAGGAATATAGATGGCTAGAAAATGTGAAATTTGCGGAAAAAGTCCTGCGACTGGAAACACCGTTGCTAAATCAAAAGTAACAACAAGAAGGGTATGGAAGCCTAACCTTCAAAAGATAAGAGTAATTACCGACGAAGGTACAGTAAGAAGGATTTATGTTTGTACTAAATGTTTAAAATCTGGAAAAGTTCAA
The window above is part of the Petrotoga miotherma DSM 10691 genome. Proteins encoded here:
- the rpmB gene encoding 50S ribosomal protein L28; amino-acid sequence: MARKCEICGKSPATGNTVAKSKVTTRRVWKPNLQKIRVITDEGTVRRIYVCTKCLKSGKVQKA